The following are encoded in a window of Colletotrichum lupini chromosome 3, complete sequence genomic DNA:
- a CDS encoding adenylylsulfate kinase, with amino-acid sequence MATNITWHPSLSRSERNQLRGQRGFTLWLTGLSASGKSTVATALEQHLLHLGVAAYRLDGDNVRFGLNKDLGFSEKDRNENIRRIAEVAKLFADSSTIAITSFISPYRADRQVARELHSQTGQSSDEAIPFIEVFVDVPLEVAEQRDPKGLYKKARAGEIKDFTGISAPYEAPEKPEIVIRTDKSSVEECVAQIAEWLIKEGLITASKTA; translated from the exons ATGGCTAC CAACATTACATGGCATCCCTCACTCTCGCGCTCTGAGCGTAACCAGCTGCGCGGGCAGCGTGGTTTCACCCTCTGGCTCACAGGACTTTCCGCCTCTGGCAAGTCCACCGTAGCAACCGCTCTGGAACAGCACCTTTTGCACCTGGGAGTTGCCGCCTATCGTTTGGACGGTGACAATGTACGCTTCGGCCTCAACAAAGATCTTGGTTTCTCCGAGAAAGACCGTAATGAGAACATCCGTCGCATCGCTGAG GTCGCTAAGCTGTTTGCCGATTCTTCGACCATTGCCATTACCTCCTTCATCTCGCCGTACCGTGCAGACCGTCAAGTAGCTCGTGAGCTGCACAGCCAGACTGGCCAGAGCAGCGACGAAGCCATTCCATTCATCGAAGTCTTTGTCGATGTGCCTCTCGAGGTCGCTGAGCAGCGTGACCCCAAGGGTCTGTACAAGAAGGCTCGGGCGGGAGAGATCAAGGATTTCACCGGCATCTCAGCCCCTTACGAGGCACCCGAGAAGCCCGAAATTGTTATCAGGACCGACAAGTCGAGCGTCGAGGAATGTGTGGCACAAATTGCCGAGTGGCTGATCAAGGAGGGTCTCATCACTGCGAGTAAAACGGCCTGA
- a CDS encoding thioesterase superfamily protein, giving the protein MATSPFLPLRRLLKQPATLASPNAPILQTFARRQQVWLRRYHQGINAGTSSQPKSPSRFRKAISFSAFGLLFTSLGFAAAASPLLPGLLDAARPRSDEDTLQAYVPENDEAAVVNDFVNNHPIAAEMRRNPDMTESRPHMRLPDALRRHNLTGGTLLGPGRITVPPVCWTEKGGKSLVSISHLGTDVCGHPGIVHGGLLATMLDEGLARCCFGALPHKVGVTAKLEINYRKPVHAGTYVVLRARTTRVEGRKAWVEGQLETLPVDGEEPLVLAQASALFVSPRFASVMAKLNAT; this is encoded by the exons ATGGCAACATCACCCTTTCTTCCGCTTCGGCGACTTCTTAAGCAGCCTGCAACATTGGCCTCCCCTAACGCGCCAATCTTGCAAACCTTCGCCCGTCGTCAGCAGGTTTGGCTCCGACGCTATCACCAAGGCATCAATGCAG GCACATCATCGCAACCGAAAAGCCCTTCCCGGTTTCGCAAAGCCATCAGCTTCAGCGCATTTGGACTGCTGTTTACGAGCCTGGGTTTCGCTGCAGCGGCGAGCCCCCTACTGCCCGGTCTGCTTGACGCGGCAAGACCCCGGTCTGATGAAGATACCCTGCAAGCCTACGTACCCGAAAACGACGAGGCCGCAGTGGTGAATGATTTCGTCAACAACCACCCTATTGCGGCCGAGATGCGCCGGAATCCCGACATGACTGAATCTCGGCCCCACATGAGACTCCCCGATGCGCTGCGGCGGCATAATCTCACTGGCGGCACGCTTCTTGGGCCGGGTCGAATCACAGTTCCCCCTGTATGCTGGACTGAAAAGGGAGGCAAGTCTCTTGTTTCAATCTCCCATCTGGGCACAGACGTTTGTGGTCACCCTGGCATTGTGCATGGTGGATTGCTTGCTACAATGCTGGACGAGGGTCTGGCGCGATGCTGCTTTGGTGCTCTTCCACACAAAGTGGGCGTTACGGCCAAGCTTGAGATCAACTATAGAAAACCAGTGCACGCAGGCACGTACGTTGTTTTGCGGGCGCGTACGACAAGAGTAGAAGGGCGCAAGGCATGGGTTGAGGGCCAGCTGGAAACGCTCCCGGTGGATGGAGAAGAGCCTCTCGTCCTAGCGCAAGCCTCTGCGCTTTTTGTCTCCCCCAGATTTGCATCT GTAATGGCGAAGCTGAATGCGACTTGA